From the genome of Penaeus monodon isolate SGIC_2016 chromosome 16, NSTDA_Pmon_1, whole genome shotgun sequence, one region includes:
- the LOC119583034 gene encoding KRAB-A domain-containing protein 2-like — protein MRLYQQCLKYLMPKNVYYDTPEELKNAAQNPSSKSRHGYYILQKCFLFKIHRYEVLLCGDIEKSIKKCKSVDESPVYYVTIEDSYDIIKRAHIATGHRGRDRMGAKYANITKEALELFMSYCITCQEKRKRNKIAGLSTQFKWIMVYQCHLTKVVILRAHTSKRAADVAFQLLGIFLLFGAPAILQSDNGSEFTAKVISELKELWPKLIMVRGKSRHPQSQGSVE, from the exons atgagactg TATCAGCAGTGTCTGAAGTACTTGATGCCAAAGAATGTCTATTATGACACCCCTGAAGAACTAAAGAATGCAGCCCAGAACCCATCTTCCAAGTCTCGGCATGGATACTACATTCTCCAGAAGTGTTTCTTATTTAAAATTCACAG GTATGAAGTTCTTCTGTGTGGAGACATTGAAAAGTCTATCAAGAAATGCAAGAGTGTAGATGAATCACCAGTCTACTATGTGACCATTGAGGATTCTTATGACATCATCAAGAGGGCACACATTGCAACAGGGCATCGTGGACGTGACAGAATGGGGGCAAAGTATGCTAACATCACAAAAGAAGCTCTTGAATTATTCATGTCCTATTGCATTACATGCCAAGAAAAGAGGAAGCGAAATAAGATTGCTGGGTTGAGCACTCAGTTCAAATGGATCATGGTCTACCAGTGCCACCTCACCAAGGTCGTCATACTTCGAGCACATACGTCAAAGAGAGCTGCTGACGTTGCCTTTCAACTGCTTGGCATATTCCTTCTCTTTGGAGCTCCTGCCATACTGCAAAGTGACAATGGTTCTGAATTCACAGCAAAAGTCATCTCAGAGTTGAAAGAACTTTGGCCAAAACTCATCATGGTCCGTGGTAAATCAAGACATCCACAAAGCCAAGGTTCAGTAGAATGA